A single window of Anopheles moucheti chromosome 2, idAnoMoucSN_F20_07, whole genome shotgun sequence DNA harbors:
- the LOC128298897 gene encoding uncharacterized protein LOC128298897, whose translation MNSSPLSNDERHYRNQLWYERVQQQTAQYNRSRAGPDERDTQTDDVGRVIQRPMTACLPEHPRRGQGRGRSHREHPVARLSHPVGDCIETDGEMDDTLSEFAGGWYSPRRHRSRTSTMRPSTWKKLNQWLDANQQVRNEGMEKVQSMTELRFAEYNSSEEETSEKLAGDAPEKEQQKNVKQEPDKTSQEPRDARPECSVSRVLEVEPPKGKSIGIGYQFLKNLMLLLLYIIETLLPVTFPLLTYLKHRMKTALVYLWVRFIQPIMTHGPQVREDPLSMVIMLLVLPLVGVLGVGYCVVCVLYWLHRLFLIEP comes from the coding sequence ATGAACAGTTCACCCCTATCGAACGATGAGCGCCACTATCGGAATCAGCTTTGGTATGAGCGAGTTCAACAGCAGACGGCCCAGTACAACCGGTCACGAGCGGGTCCAGATGAACGCGATACACAAACCGACGATGTCGGTCGCGTTATTCAACGCCCAATGACCGCCTGCCTGCCAGAACATCCCAGACGCGGTCAAGGTCGGGGGCGGTCCCATCGGGAGCATCCCGTCGCACGGCTATCCCATCCGGTCGGCGATTGTATCGAAACGGACGGTGAAATGGACGATACACTGTCCGAGTTTGCTGGTGGCTGGTACAGTCCACGCCGGCACCGTAGCCGCACGTCAACGATGCGTCCGTCGACGTGGAAAAAATTGAACCAATGGCTTGACGCGAACCAGCAGGTCCGGAACGAAGGCATGGAAAAGGTGCAAAGTATGACCGAGTTGCGGTTTGCGGAGTATAATTCTAGCGAGGAGGAAACCAGCGAAAAGTTGGCGGGCGATGCACCGGAAAAGGAACAACAGAAGAATGTGAAACAAGAGCCGGACAAAACTAGCCAAGAACCAAGGGACGCACGGCCAGAGTGCTCCGTCTCAAGGGTGCTAGAAGTTGAACCGCCCAAAGGCAAATCAATCGGTATCGGGTACCAGTTTCTCAAGAATCTTATGCTGTTGTTGCTCTACATCATCGAAACACTATTACCGGTAACGTTTCCGCTGCTGACATACCTGAAGCACCGTATGAAAACGGCGTTAGTGTACCTTTGGGTGCGTTTCATTCAACCGATTATGACACACGGTCCTCAGGTGAGGGAAGATCCGCTTTCGATGGTCATTATGCTGCTGGTGCTCCCTTTGGTTGGAGTGTTGGGCGTTGGCTACTGTGTCGTTTGCGTACTCTACTGGCTGCATCGATTGTTTCTGATTGAGCCTTAA